A portion of the Saimiri boliviensis isolate mSaiBol1 chromosome 1, mSaiBol1.pri, whole genome shotgun sequence genome contains these proteins:
- the SLC25A2 gene encoding mitochondrial ornithine transporter 2, translating to MKSSPGIQAAIDLTAGAAGGTACVLTGQPFDTIKVKMQTFPDMYKGFTDCFLKTYTQVGLRGFYRGTGPALMAYVAENSVLFMCYGFCQQFVRKMAGLDKQAKLSDLQTATAGSFASAFAALALCPTELVKCRLQTMHEMEMSGKIAKSHNTIWSVVKSILKKDGPWGFYHGLSSTLLQEVPGYFFFFGGYELSRSFFASGRSKDELGPVHLMLSGGVAGISLWLVVFPVDCIKSRIQVLSMYGKQAGFIGTLLSIVTNEGIAALYSGLKATMLRAVPANGALFVVYEYSRKMMMNQLEAD from the coding sequence ATGAAGTCCAGTCCTGGCATCCAAGCCGCCATCGACCTCACAGCGGGGGCCGCCGGCGGGACAGCGTGTGTGCTGACCGGGCAGCCCTTCGACACAATAAAAGTGAAGATGCAGACGTTTCCCGACATGTACAAGGGCTTCACCGACTGCTTCCTGAAGACGTACACCCAAGTAGGTCTCCGGGGCTTCTACAGGGGCACTGGCCCGGCGCTGATGGCCTACGTCGCCGAAAACTCGGTCCTCTTCATGTGCTACGGGTTCTGCCAGCAGTTTGTTAGGAAAATGGCTGGACTGGACAAGCAGGCAAAGCTGAGTGATCTACAGACTGCGACCGCGGGGTCCTTTGCCTCTGCATTTGCCGCATTGGCTCTCTGCCCCACTGAGCTTGTGAAGTGCCGGCTACAGACCATGCATGAAATGGAGATGTCAGGGAAGATAGCAAAAAGCCATAATACAATTTGGTCTGTCGTGAAGAGCATCCTTAAAAAGGATGGCCCCTGGGGCTTCTACCACGGACTCTCCAGTACTCTACTTCAAGAAGTACCgggttacttcttcttctttggTGGCTATGAACTGAGCCGATCCTTTTTTGCATCAGGGAGATCAAAAGATGAACTAGGCCCTGTCCATTTGATGTTAAGTGGTGGAGTTGCTGGAATTTCTCTCTGGCTTGTCGTGTTCCCAGTGGATTGTATTAAATCCAGAATTCAAGTTCTTTCTATGTATGGAAAACAGGCAGGATTTATTGGTACCCTCTTAAGTATTGTGACAAATGAAGGAATAGCAGCCTTATATTCTGGACTGAAAGCAACTATGCTTCGAGCAGTCCCTGCAAATGGGGCGCTGTTTGTGGTCTATGAATACAGCAGGAAGATGATGATGAACCAGTTGGAAGCAGACTGA